A stretch of the Ascaphus truei isolate aAscTru1 chromosome 4, aAscTru1.hap1, whole genome shotgun sequence genome encodes the following:
- the ENAH gene encoding protein enabled homolog isoform X2 — protein MKPFGSYIVLQRGNGPKVDRLLLQLLEQQRQKELERERLEREQMERERMERERLERERLEMERLERERLERERLEQEQLERERERQEREQQEQLERELQEQERLEQERQDRELQEQLEKEQLEWERERRVSSADSSFDNSLYNTQHLDFTSCQPHSTSPISYAKVISAPVSSICTDSIADYVIVTSTSINSTPPTPPLRHSASRFATSLGSAFHPVLPHYATVPRPINKISRPPSPVNPAPPLPPPPPVKPISWSASNFAPLPPSPPVMISSPPGKATGPRPVHLVSASSQLSQMALIPNAPNGHTESSAYQVSSTSVPHPAPPPPPPLPLFPPFSLSSSQTGTPPTTPVVSTPSSQPSVLPSPSAASPASVENSLNSVLGDSCASQPDLTAASQLIEPTAHPGFIPGPPPPPPPPPLPPGASLSPVNGPPPPPGPPPPPGPPPLPPCGPAPPPPPPGPPPPPGPPPLLHSHAPPAPPPAPPLPFSAASLGSVSEDSNPLSGLAAALAGAKLRKISRNEDSSNQGGASAMGASSATAKTEASRGNGPLPMGGGGLMEEMSALLARRRRITEKVPAIESDPKEDKIEESEPVTSKAPSASTPEPTRKPWERTNTINGSKSPVISRPKSTPSVQPSANGVQSEGLDYDRLKQDILEEMRKELTKLKEELIDAIRQELGKSNTA, from the exons ATGAAGCCTTTTGGCTCTTACATTGTACTTCAGAGGGGAAATGGACCAAAGGTGGACCGTCTCCTTTT ACAGCTGCTGGAGCAGCAGCGCCAGAAAGAACTGGAGCGCGAGAGGTTGGAACGTGAGCAGATGGAACGTGAACGAATGGAACGAGAGCGGCTGGAAAGGGAAAGGCTGGAAATGGAaagattggagagagagagacttgagaGAGAGCGTTTGGAACAAGAGCAACTCGAAAGGGAAAGAGAGCGTCAGGAAAGGGAACAGCAAGAACAATTGGAGCGTGAGCTGCAAGAACAAGAGAGACTTGAACAAGAGAGGCAAGATAGAGAGCTCCAGGAACAACTAGAAAAGGAACAATTGGAATGGGAAAGAGAACGGAGAGTGTCCAGTGCTG ATTCATCTTTCGACAACTCGCTGTATAACACGCAACATCTAGATTTCACCAGCTGCCAACCTCATTCAACATCTCCCATATCTTATGCTAAAGTCATTTCAGCTCCAGTCTCCTCTATATGTACAGATTCCATTGCTGACTATGTAATAGTTACCTCTACATCCATTAACTCTACGCCACCAACACCTCCACTACGACACTCTGCATCTCGTTTTGCTACATCCCTAGGCTCTGCCTTCCATCCTGTTCTTCCCCATTATGCAACTGTTCCTCGGCCAATAAATAAAATCTCCCGACCTCCTTCTCCAGTGaatcctgctcctcctcttcctcctcctccacctgtGAAACCTATTTCCTGGTCCGCTTCTAATTTTGCTCCGCTTCCTCCATCTCCTCCAGTGATGATTAGCAGTCCTCCAGGCAAAGCTACTGGTCCAAGGCCAGTCCATCTAGTTTCTGCATCTAGCCAGTTGTCTCAAATGGCCCTCATACCCAATGCACCAAATGGGCACACAGAAAGCTCTGCCTATCAAGTTTCTTCTACTTCAGTACCACATCCTGCAccaccacctccacctccactgccaTTATTTCCACCATTCTCATTGTCCTCATCCCAAACTGGCACTCCTCCAACCACCCCTGTTGTCTCCACACCTTCATCCCAGCCTAGtgttctcccttctccctctgcAGCTTCCCCTGCTTCTGTTGAGAATTCTTTAAACTCTGTGCTGGGAGACTCCTGTGCTTCTCAGCCAGACTTGACAGCAGCCTCTCAGCTGATTGAACCTACAGCCCATCCGG GTTTTATACCAGgacctccaccacctcctcccccaccccctctgcccccaggtGCAAGCTTGTCTCCAGTAAATGGACCCCCACCTCCTCCAGGACCTCCACCTCCTCCAGGACCACCACCACTTCCGCCTTGTGGTCCTGCACCACCACCACCTCCACCtggaccaccaccaccacccggACCTCCACCTCTACTGCATAGCCATGCTCCTCCAGCTCCACCTCCAGCGCCGCCTCTTCCATTTTCTGCTGCTTCCCTTGGTTCGGTGTCAGAAGATAGCAATCCTTTATCAGGATTAGCTGCTGCACTTGCTGGAGCCAAACTTAGAAAAATATCTCGG aatGAAGATTCATCTAATCAGGGGGGTGCAAGTGCCATGGGAGCAAGCTCGGCCACTGCTAAAACGGAAGCTAGCCGTGGAAATGGACCTCTTCCTATGGGAGGTGGGGGGTTGATGGAAGAAATGAGTGCCCTGCTTGCAAGGAG GAGacgaattacagaaaaggtaccAGCCATAGAATCTGATCCAAAAGAAGATAAAATC gagGAATCTGAGCCCGTAACTTCCAAAGCTCCCTCAGCTAGCACACCTG AACCAACAAGAAAGCCTTGGGAAAGGACAAACACAATAAATGGTAGCAAATCACCTGTTATCTCCAG ACCAAAGTCTACACCATCGGTGCAACCCAGTGCCAACGGAGTGCAGTCAGAAGGATTAGACTACGACAGATTGAAGCAG GACATTTTAGAGGAAATGAGGAAAGAATTAACAAAACTTAAAGAGGAACTTATCGATG CCATTAGGCAAGAACTAGGCAAATCCAATACTGCATAG